A portion of the Leifsonia sp. EB41 genome contains these proteins:
- a CDS encoding NUDIX domain-containing protein, whose amino-acid sequence MAEHERASAMLAVSTVIFALRSDEVTGDRAQVWLPLVRRIRAPFEGRWALPGGPLRVGEDLAYAAARTLGDTTGLTPRYLEQLYTFGDAIRSPGDDHGERVVSIVYWALVGSAEAEAATSGENVGWFSADDLPELAFDHNVIVEYALWRLRTKMEYSRIAHAFLGERFTLAQLREVHEAVLGRPLDPANFRRTIESSGAVVATGDYLTGTRHRPPRLYRYNDSIDLADAGPLPRQQPPFGLRQHRPTPESEQS is encoded by the coding sequence ATGGCCGAGCACGAACGCGCGAGTGCGATGCTCGCCGTCTCGACGGTCATCTTCGCGCTGCGCTCCGACGAGGTGACGGGCGACCGGGCCCAGGTCTGGCTCCCCCTGGTGCGCCGCATCCGCGCCCCGTTCGAAGGTCGCTGGGCGCTGCCGGGCGGCCCGCTCCGGGTGGGCGAGGACCTCGCCTACGCCGCCGCCCGCACGCTCGGCGACACCACGGGACTGACGCCGCGCTACCTGGAGCAGCTCTACACGTTCGGCGACGCCATCCGCTCCCCCGGCGACGACCACGGCGAGCGCGTCGTCTCCATCGTCTACTGGGCGCTCGTCGGCAGCGCGGAGGCCGAGGCTGCGACGTCCGGCGAGAACGTCGGCTGGTTCTCCGCCGACGACCTCCCCGAGCTCGCTTTCGACCACAACGTCATCGTCGAGTACGCCCTGTGGCGGCTGCGCACGAAGATGGAGTACTCGCGGATCGCGCACGCCTTCCTCGGCGAGCGCTTCACCCTCGCCCAGCTCCGGGAGGTGCACGAGGCAGTGCTCGGCCGCCCGCTCGACCCGGCCAACTTCCGGCGGACCATCGAGTCCTCCGGCGCCGTCGTCGCCACCGGCGACTACCTGACCGGCACGCGGCACCGGCCGCCCCGGCTCTACCGCTACAACGACTCGATCGACCTCGCCGACGCGGGGCCGCTCCCCCGGCAGCAGCCGCCCTTCGGCCTGCGCCAGCACCGTCCCACCCCGGAAAGCGAGCAGTCATGA
- the nadA gene encoding quinolinate synthase NadA — MTIASVDTTIQLISSGSLDGATCAPELVDGPWLFDSAPPSYGPGASQDDPIPAFAPKQGELPEEYRTASKEELAERIRAAKATLGDRVAVMGHFYQRDEVVQFADFVGDSFQLANFAKARPEAETIVFCGVHFMAETADIVSRPEQNVILPNLAAGCSMADMADLDSVQECWEALEELYGTEPDADGRVPVIPVTYMNSSAALKAFCGEHGGIVCTSSNAATVLQWAFERGQRVLFFPDQHLGRNTAKAMGVPVERMPLWNPRKPLGGNSEASLGEAQVILWHGFCSVHKRFTVGQIEHARAEFPGVRVIVHPECPMEVVDAADEYGSTDYIVKAIQAAPAGSTFAIGTEINLVQRLAAEYPQHTIFCLDSVVCPCSTMYRIHPGYLAWVLEGLVRGEVVNQVRVADEVAAPARVALERMLAARPDTTMAA, encoded by the coding sequence ATGACCATCGCATCGGTCGACACCACCATCCAGCTCATCTCGAGCGGCAGCCTCGACGGCGCCACCTGCGCCCCCGAGCTCGTCGACGGACCCTGGCTGTTCGACTCCGCTCCACCCTCCTACGGTCCCGGCGCCTCGCAGGACGACCCGATCCCGGCGTTCGCGCCGAAGCAGGGCGAGCTGCCCGAGGAGTACCGCACCGCGTCCAAGGAGGAGCTCGCCGAGCGCATCCGCGCCGCCAAGGCGACTCTCGGCGACCGCGTCGCGGTGATGGGCCACTTCTACCAGCGCGACGAGGTCGTGCAGTTCGCGGACTTCGTCGGCGACTCGTTCCAGCTCGCCAACTTCGCCAAGGCGCGCCCGGAGGCCGAGACCATCGTGTTCTGCGGCGTGCACTTCATGGCGGAGACCGCGGACATCGTGTCGCGGCCGGAGCAGAACGTCATCCTCCCGAACCTCGCCGCCGGCTGCTCGATGGCCGACATGGCCGACCTCGACTCGGTGCAGGAGTGCTGGGAGGCGCTGGAGGAGCTGTACGGCACGGAGCCGGACGCCGATGGCCGGGTGCCGGTCATCCCGGTCACCTACATGAACTCGTCGGCGGCGCTGAAGGCGTTCTGCGGCGAGCACGGCGGCATCGTCTGCACGTCGTCCAACGCGGCGACCGTGCTGCAGTGGGCCTTCGAGCGCGGCCAGCGCGTGCTGTTCTTCCCCGACCAGCACCTCGGCCGCAACACCGCCAAGGCGATGGGCGTCCCGGTCGAGCGGATGCCGCTCTGGAACCCGCGCAAGCCGCTCGGCGGCAACTCCGAGGCCTCCCTCGGTGAGGCGCAGGTCATCCTCTGGCACGGCTTCTGCTCGGTGCACAAGCGCTTCACGGTCGGCCAGATCGAGCACGCCCGCGCCGAGTTCCCCGGCGTCCGCGTGATCGTGCACCCCGAGTGCCCGATGGAGGTCGTGGACGCCGCCGACGAGTACGGCTCCACCGACTACATCGTGAAGGCGATCCAGGCGGCGCCCGCGGGCTCCACCTTCGCGATCGGCACCGAGATCAACCTGGTGCAGCGGCTCGCCGCGGAGTACCCGCAGCACACGATCTTCTGCCTCGACTCGGTGGTCTGCCCGTGCTCGACCATGTACCGCATCCACCCGGGCTACCTCGCCTGGGTGCTGGAGGGCCTGGTGCGTGGCGAGGTCGTGAACCAGGTGCGCGTGGCCGACGAGGTCGCCGCGCCCGCCCGGGTGGCGCTGGAGCGCATGCTCGCCGCCCGGCCGGACACCACGATGGCGGCCTGA
- the nadB gene encoding L-aspartate oxidase: MARVVVVGSGIAGLVAALRAAERHEVTIVTKGGIAEGSTRYAQGGIAAAVFADDSVADHVADTLRAGAGLNVAEAVEALCGDGPARVRELIALGVAFDRDGKGLARGLEAAHSSARVLHAGGDATGAEIERALDAAVRKAGIRVVTGAFLRDVLVTDGAASGVALRLADGTDTELDADAVVLATGGWGLLYAHTTNPAIATGDGVAAAYRAGALLADLEFTQFHPTALRLPAADGGSRTFLVSEAVRGEGAVLRNERGERFMLDVHPDAELAPRDVVARGIAVEMAAQDGLPVVLDATALGADFLAHRFPTIDAACRAAGIDWSREPVPVTPAAHYAMGGVATDIHGRTSLPGLFAVGEVACTGAHGANRLASNSLLEGLVFAHRAAEAIGAAWPEPPAWVAEPGLPAAATTELSEGDEPFDRARLQSILWTGAGLHRDRAGLERAARELAGFRMPEPGEDANLLQLGRLVVAAALSREESRGAHFRSDFPLPAAGTPRHTVLAPLSVPTEVTVPC; this comes from the coding sequence ATGGCCCGCGTCGTCGTCGTCGGGAGCGGCATTGCCGGGCTCGTCGCCGCTCTGCGGGCGGCCGAGCGCCACGAGGTGACGATCGTGACCAAGGGCGGCATCGCCGAGGGCAGCACCCGGTACGCACAGGGCGGGATCGCCGCCGCGGTGTTCGCCGACGACAGCGTGGCCGACCACGTCGCCGACACGCTGCGCGCCGGCGCCGGGCTCAACGTGGCGGAGGCCGTGGAGGCGCTCTGCGGCGACGGGCCGGCCCGGGTGCGCGAACTGATCGCGCTCGGCGTGGCGTTCGACCGTGACGGGAAGGGTCTCGCACGAGGGCTGGAGGCCGCGCACTCGAGCGCGCGCGTCCTGCACGCGGGCGGCGACGCGACCGGAGCCGAGATCGAGCGGGCGTTGGACGCGGCCGTCCGCAAAGCGGGCATCCGCGTGGTGACCGGGGCGTTCCTCCGCGACGTGCTCGTGACCGACGGGGCGGCCTCCGGGGTCGCCCTGAGGCTGGCCGACGGCACGGACACCGAGCTGGACGCCGACGCCGTCGTGCTCGCCACCGGCGGCTGGGGTCTGCTCTACGCGCACACCACCAACCCGGCCATCGCGACCGGCGACGGCGTCGCGGCCGCGTACCGCGCGGGCGCGCTGCTCGCCGATCTGGAGTTCACCCAGTTCCACCCGACCGCGCTGCGGCTCCCCGCGGCGGACGGCGGCTCCCGCACCTTCCTGGTGTCGGAGGCCGTCCGCGGCGAGGGGGCGGTGCTGCGCAACGAGCGCGGCGAGCGGTTCATGCTCGACGTGCACCCCGACGCGGAGCTCGCACCCCGTGACGTCGTCGCCCGCGGAATCGCGGTCGAGATGGCCGCGCAGGACGGCCTCCCCGTCGTGCTCGACGCGACCGCGCTCGGCGCGGACTTCCTGGCGCACCGCTTCCCGACCATCGACGCCGCCTGCCGCGCCGCCGGCATCGACTGGTCCCGTGAGCCGGTCCCGGTGACCCCCGCCGCGCACTACGCGATGGGCGGGGTCGCGACCGACATCCACGGCCGCACGAGCCTCCCCGGGCTGTTCGCGGTCGGGGAGGTCGCCTGCACCGGGGCGCACGGCGCCAACCGGCTGGCGTCCAACTCTCTGCTGGAGGGGCTGGTGTTCGCGCACCGCGCGGCCGAGGCGATCGGCGCGGCATGGCCGGAGCCGCCCGCGTGGGTCGCGGAGCCGGGCCTCCCCGCGGCGGCGACGACCGAGCTCTCGGAGGGCGACGAGCCGTTCGACCGCGCGCGCCTCCAGTCGATCCTCTGGACCGGCGCCGGCCTCCACCGCGACCGCGCCGGCCTCGAACGCGCCGCCCGCGAGCTCGCCGGCTTCCGGATGCCGGAGCCCGGCGAGGACGCGAACCTGCTGCAACTCGGCCGCCTCGTCGTCGCCGCCGCCCTGTCGCGCGAGGAGTCGCGCGGCGCCCACTTCCGTTCCGACTTCCCGCTGCCGGCGGCGGGCACACCCCGTCACACGGTGCTCGCTCCGCTGTCCGTTCCTACCGAGGTGACCGTTCCATGCTGA
- the nadC gene encoding carboxylating nicotinate-nucleotide diphosphorylase produces MLTRQTIHDVVRAALVEDAPWGDLTSELLIPETAYATARLSAREPGTFSGGAVFTAAMTLTDPAIEVDLAVADGDAFEAGDTLATVTGPARAVLQGERVALNFVQRMSGIATLTASFVAEVAHTSARIVDTRKTTPGLRAFERHAVRSGGGHNHRYSLSDAVMAKDNHLAILTAQSGLSVTDALRRVRSQLSHTTHLEVEVDRIDQIEPVLAAGVDTIMLDNFTLDELREGVAIVGGRAIVEASGNVSLATVRDIAETGVDVISSGALTHSVRSLDLGLDVVLENA; encoded by the coding sequence ATGCTGACCCGCCAGACCATCCACGACGTCGTCCGAGCCGCTCTCGTGGAGGACGCACCCTGGGGCGACCTGACCAGCGAGCTGCTTATTCCCGAAACGGCATATGCCACCGCGCGCCTCTCCGCACGCGAGCCCGGCACGTTCTCGGGCGGCGCGGTGTTCACCGCGGCGATGACGCTGACGGACCCGGCCATCGAGGTCGACCTGGCCGTCGCGGACGGCGACGCGTTCGAGGCGGGCGACACGCTCGCGACGGTGACCGGCCCCGCCCGGGCTGTGTTGCAGGGCGAACGAGTCGCGCTGAACTTCGTGCAGCGCATGTCCGGGATCGCGACTCTCACGGCCTCCTTCGTCGCCGAGGTGGCCCACACCTCCGCCCGCATCGTCGACACCCGCAAGACCACGCCCGGCCTTCGCGCGTTCGAACGTCACGCCGTGCGCAGCGGCGGCGGGCACAACCACCGCTACTCGCTCTCGGACGCGGTGATGGCCAAGGACAACCACCTCGCGATCCTCACCGCGCAGTCCGGGCTGTCGGTGACCGACGCCCTCCGACGGGTGCGCTCCCAGCTCTCGCACACCACACACCTGGAGGTCGAGGTGGACAGGATCGACCAGATCGAGCCGGTGCTCGCCGCCGGGGTGGACACGATCATGCTCGACAACTTCACGCTGGACGAGCTGCGCGAGGGCGTGGCGATCGTCGGCGGCCGGGCGATCGTGGAGGCCAGCGGCAACGTCAGCCTCGCCACCGTGCGCGACATCGCGGAGACCGGGGTGGACGTCATCTCGTCCGGCGCGCTCACGCACAGCGTCCGCTCGCTCGACCTCGGCCTGGACGTGGTGCTGGAGAACGCATGA
- a CDS encoding cysteine desulfurase family protein, whose translation MTGLYLDAAATSAVRREVLEAMWPYLTGDFGNPSSHHEVGESAARALAAARATVAEWLGCRASEVVFTSGGTEADNLAVKGIAFGAPRGRHIVTTPIEHEAVLASVDYLVRVHGFEATFVTVGRDGLVSPDDFAAALRPDTTLASVMLANNEVGTVQPVAELAALAHAQGVPFHTDAVQAAGWLPLDVRELGVDALSVSGHKIGAPKGIGALYVRGRLPLEPVLHGGGQERGRRSGTENVAGAVALATAARLVLRDREANAARATAARDAFTAAVLAQTPGAELTGHASARLPGTASFVFPGTNGETVLLELERRGIVSSSGSACAAGSEDASHVLLALGYDEDVARTAVRFSWGPDVTADALLAVAPAVAEAVREVSGLAS comes from the coding sequence ATGACCGGCCTGTACCTCGACGCCGCCGCGACCTCCGCGGTGCGCCGGGAGGTCCTGGAGGCGATGTGGCCGTACCTCACCGGCGACTTCGGAAACCCGTCGAGCCACCACGAGGTCGGCGAGTCGGCGGCCCGCGCCCTGGCCGCGGCGCGCGCGACGGTCGCCGAGTGGCTCGGCTGCCGGGCGTCGGAGGTCGTCTTCACCTCGGGCGGCACCGAGGCGGACAACCTCGCGGTCAAGGGGATCGCGTTCGGCGCGCCCCGGGGCCGGCACATCGTCACGACGCCCATCGAGCACGAGGCCGTTCTGGCCTCCGTCGACTATCTGGTGCGCGTGCACGGGTTCGAGGCGACGTTCGTCACGGTCGGGCGTGACGGCCTGGTCTCCCCCGACGACTTCGCGGCGGCGCTGCGGCCGGACACGACGCTCGCCAGCGTGATGCTCGCCAACAACGAGGTGGGCACCGTCCAGCCGGTCGCCGAGCTGGCGGCGCTGGCCCACGCGCAGGGCGTGCCCTTCCACACGGACGCGGTGCAGGCGGCGGGCTGGCTCCCGCTCGACGTGCGCGAGCTCGGCGTCGACGCGCTCAGTGTCTCCGGGCACAAGATCGGTGCGCCCAAAGGGATCGGCGCTCTGTACGTGCGAGGCAGGCTCCCGCTCGAGCCGGTGCTGCACGGCGGCGGCCAGGAGCGCGGGCGTCGATCCGGCACCGAGAACGTCGCGGGCGCGGTCGCGCTGGCCACGGCCGCACGGCTGGTCCTGCGCGACCGGGAGGCCAACGCCGCCCGCGCCACGGCGGCGCGCGACGCGTTCACGGCCGCGGTGCTGGCGCAGACCCCCGGGGCGGAGCTGACCGGCCACGCGTCGGCGCGCCTGCCGGGCACGGCCTCCTTCGTCTTCCCCGGCACCAACGGCGAGACGGTGCTGCTGGAGCTGGAGCGCCGCGGGATCGTGTCCTCCAGCGGCTCGGCGTGCGCGGCCGGCAGCGAGGATGCCTCGCACGTGCTGCTCGCGCTCGGCTACGACGAGGACGTGGCCCGCACGGCGGTGCGGTTCTCCTGGGGCCCCGACGTCACCGCGGACGCCCTCCTCGCCGTCGCCCCGGCTGTCGCGGAGGCCGTCCGCGAGGTCTCCGGACTGGCGTCCTGA
- a CDS encoding MDR family MFS transporter codes for MTEKTSPAPADTIDTGALAGSPSDAKAREAEQPRIAPRDQRVIWLLLAATFVVILNETIMSVAIPKLMDDLHIDALAAQWLSTAFMLTMAVVIPITGFLLQRFTTRQVFIAAMSLFSLGTLVAALAPGFSILVVARVIQACGTAIMLPLLMTTLMTLVPPALRGRTMGNVSIVISVAPAIGPTISGIILNFLAWRWIFLIVLPIALVMLLIGMKFVENVTETSKSRVDVLSVILSAFGFGGLVYGLTLSGETGPAAAGNAPIMWTSLAVGVVALAAFITRQLLLQRKDRALLDLRTFRSPIFTAAIVLMAITTASLFGVIIVLPLYLQHVLHLDVLGTGLLLLPGGLVMGLAAPFVGRLYDRIGPRPLVIPGAILVSLVMWSLTMVTETTPIYLVLIAHITMSLGLALMFTPLFTAGLGAVPPHLYSHGSAILGTIQQVGGAAGTALLVAVLSAQTAALAAGGASLDAATAGGIRAAFFAAAIISLFGVVGSFFVSKPADAPSEAAFAH; via the coding sequence GTGACTGAGAAGACCTCACCTGCGCCCGCCGACACCATCGACACCGGCGCGCTCGCTGGGTCCCCCAGCGACGCGAAAGCACGGGAGGCGGAGCAGCCGCGCATCGCGCCGCGCGACCAGCGCGTCATCTGGCTGCTGCTCGCAGCCACGTTCGTCGTGATCCTCAACGAGACGATCATGAGCGTCGCAATCCCCAAGCTGATGGACGACCTCCACATCGACGCGCTCGCCGCTCAGTGGCTCTCGACCGCGTTCATGCTGACGATGGCCGTGGTCATCCCGATCACCGGCTTCCTGCTGCAGCGGTTCACCACTCGTCAGGTCTTCATCGCCGCGATGTCACTGTTCTCGCTCGGCACGCTCGTCGCCGCCCTCGCGCCGGGCTTCAGCATCCTCGTGGTCGCGCGCGTGATCCAGGCCTGCGGCACGGCGATCATGCTGCCGCTGCTGATGACCACGCTGATGACGCTGGTGCCGCCCGCGCTGCGCGGACGCACGATGGGCAACGTCTCGATCGTCATCTCGGTCGCGCCGGCGATCGGCCCGACCATCTCCGGCATCATCCTCAACTTCCTGGCCTGGCGCTGGATCTTCCTGATCGTGCTGCCGATCGCGCTCGTCATGCTGCTGATCGGAATGAAGTTCGTCGAGAACGTGACGGAGACCAGCAAGAGCCGGGTGGATGTGCTGTCCGTCATCCTTTCCGCGTTCGGCTTCGGCGGCCTGGTCTACGGCCTCACCCTGAGCGGCGAGACCGGACCGGCGGCGGCGGGCAACGCGCCCATCATGTGGACCTCCCTCGCGGTCGGCGTCGTCGCGCTCGCGGCCTTCATCACGCGGCAGCTCCTGCTGCAGCGCAAGGATCGTGCGCTGCTCGACCTCCGGACGTTCCGCAGCCCGATCTTCACGGCCGCGATCGTGCTCATGGCCATCACCACGGCCTCGTTGTTCGGCGTGATCATCGTCCTCCCGCTCTACCTGCAGCATGTACTGCACCTCGACGTGCTCGGCACCGGACTGCTCCTGCTGCCCGGCGGGCTGGTGATGGGCCTCGCGGCGCCGTTCGTCGGCCGGCTCTACGACCGGATCGGCCCGCGTCCGCTGGTGATTCCGGGGGCGATCCTGGTGAGCCTGGTGATGTGGTCGCTGACGATGGTGACCGAGACCACCCCGATCTACCTCGTGCTGATCGCGCACATCACGATGAGCCTCGGCCTGGCGCTGATGTTCACGCCGCTCTTCACGGCCGGCCTCGGCGCGGTGCCTCCGCACCTGTACTCCCACGGCAGCGCCATCCTCGGCACCATCCAGCAGGTCGGCGGCGCGGCGGGGACGGCGCTGCTGGTGGCTGTGCTCTCGGCGCAGACCGCGGCCCTCGCGGCGGGCGGGGCCTCGCTCGACGCGGCCACCGCGGGCGGCATCCGCGCGGCGTTCTTCGCGGCGGCGATCATCTCGCTGTTCGGGGTCGTCGGCTCGTTCTTCGTCAGCAAGCCCGCCGACGCCCCCTCCGAAGCAGCCTTCGCGCACTGA
- a CDS encoding carboxymuconolactone decarboxylase family protein, translating into MYAKDERDLGYVAEYTRVMAFNPEAYRAWEQLVRAIIAQLGVRRFELVTLAAAQGTHSQHCRLAHGRKSLAVMDADDVEAVARDFHDAGLSEAEVAMMEYAERISTNAASMTEADSLRLRELGFTDREIVDITLAAAARNYFSRAIQALGVAVEVPPGISDGLRDALLAPL; encoded by the coding sequence ATCTACGCGAAAGACGAGCGCGACCTCGGCTACGTGGCCGAGTACACGCGCGTGATGGCGTTCAATCCCGAGGCGTACCGCGCCTGGGAGCAGCTCGTCCGGGCGATCATCGCCCAGCTCGGCGTACGGCGCTTCGAGCTCGTGACGCTGGCCGCGGCGCAGGGCACGCACTCGCAGCACTGTCGGCTCGCCCACGGCCGCAAGTCGCTCGCCGTCATGGACGCGGACGACGTGGAGGCCGTGGCCCGCGACTTCCATGACGCCGGGCTCTCCGAGGCGGAGGTCGCGATGATGGAGTACGCCGAGCGCATCAGCACGAACGCCGCGTCGATGACGGAGGCCGACTCGCTCCGCCTGCGCGAGCTCGGCTTCACGGACCGCGAGATCGTGGACATCACGCTGGCCGCCGCGGCGCGCAACTACTTCAGCCGCGCCATCCAGGCGCTCGGCGTCGCGGTCGAGGTCCCGCCCGGGATCAGCGACGGCCTCCGCGACGCACTGCTGGCCCCGCTGTGA
- a CDS encoding DUF488 domain-containing protein yields the protein MVYRVKRVYDPPAVEDGLRVLVDRLWPRGLTKEKARVDLWLKDVAPSTELRRWFHHESPLFDEFTARYDAELDANPAVAQLRELGDTHPVVTLLVGARDPELNQGVVLERYLEHHPR from the coding sequence ATGGTCTATCGCGTCAAGCGCGTCTACGACCCGCCCGCCGTCGAGGACGGCCTCCGCGTGCTGGTCGACCGGCTGTGGCCGCGCGGCCTCACCAAGGAGAAGGCCAGGGTGGACCTCTGGCTCAAGGACGTCGCGCCCTCCACCGAGCTGCGCCGCTGGTTCCACCACGAGTCCCCGCTGTTCGACGAGTTCACCGCGCGGTACGACGCCGAGCTCGACGCGAACCCGGCGGTGGCCCAACTCCGTGAGCTGGGTGACACGCATCCGGTCGTCACGCTGCTCGTCGGCGCACGCGACCCGGAACTGAATCAGGGGGTGGTGCTCGAGAGATATCTCGAGCACCACCCCCGGTGA
- the aceB gene encoding malate synthase A, translating into MIEITGPRVDGTDDILTPEALAFVDHLHQAFAARRQELLLERQRRRGEAGNGRDPRFLSATEAIREDPHWRVAGAGPGLEDRRVEITGPTDPKMAINALNSGARVWLADQEDATSPTWANVVGGQRTLHDAVRGQLAFTSPEGKDYRVTTPHEHTPTIVMRPRGWHLVEKHLAFTDRAGRTAPASASLTDFGLYFWHNAEELVASGRGPYFYLPKLESHLEARLWNDIFVFAQQRIGMPVGTVRATVLIETIPAAFEMEEILYELRDHCAGLNAGRWDYIFSIIKTFLGRGKRFAFGDRSGITMTVPFMRAYTELLVATCHKRGAHAIGGMSAFIPNRRDAEATERALGQVADDKRREAGDGFDGTWVAHPDLIPTALAEFDAVLGDRPNQVTRQRDDVHVTAADLLDVTTAGGTVTDAGVRSNVSVALRYIEAWLRGTGAVAIDGLMEDAATAEISRSLLRQWIENRVVTAEGTPVDRALVAGILAEECMRLSSAARTGGVADRFDDAAELLAEVSLAEEFPTFLTIPAYTWFLVDDAEQETEEELAPAV; encoded by the coding sequence ATGATCGAGATCACCGGTCCCCGCGTCGACGGGACCGACGACATCCTGACCCCGGAGGCGCTCGCCTTCGTCGACCACCTGCACCAGGCCTTCGCCGCGCGCCGCCAGGAGCTCCTGCTGGAGCGCCAGCGCCGCCGCGGGGAGGCCGGCAACGGCCGCGACCCGCGCTTCCTCTCCGCCACCGAGGCGATCCGCGAGGACCCGCACTGGCGGGTCGCCGGCGCCGGTCCCGGCCTGGAGGACCGCCGCGTGGAGATCACCGGCCCGACCGACCCGAAGATGGCGATCAACGCCCTCAACTCGGGAGCCAGGGTCTGGCTCGCCGACCAGGAGGACGCCACCAGCCCCACCTGGGCGAACGTCGTCGGCGGCCAGCGCACCCTGCACGACGCGGTCCGCGGGCAGCTCGCCTTCACCAGCCCCGAGGGTAAGGACTACCGGGTCACCACGCCGCACGAGCACACCCCGACCATCGTGATGCGCCCGCGCGGCTGGCACCTGGTCGAGAAGCACCTCGCCTTCACCGACCGCGCCGGGCGCACCGCCCCGGCGAGCGCCTCCCTCACCGACTTCGGCCTGTACTTCTGGCACAACGCCGAGGAGCTGGTCGCGTCGGGCCGCGGGCCGTACTTCTACCTGCCGAAACTGGAGTCGCACCTGGAGGCGCGGCTCTGGAACGACATCTTCGTCTTCGCCCAGCAGCGGATCGGGATGCCGGTCGGCACGGTCCGGGCGACGGTCCTCATCGAGACCATCCCGGCCGCGTTCGAGATGGAGGAGATCCTCTACGAGCTGCGCGACCACTGCGCCGGCCTCAACGCCGGCCGCTGGGACTACATCTTCTCGATCATCAAGACGTTCCTCGGCCGCGGCAAGCGCTTCGCGTTCGGCGACCGCAGCGGCATCACGATGACGGTCCCGTTCATGCGGGCCTACACCGAGCTGCTGGTTGCGACGTGCCACAAGCGCGGCGCCCACGCGATCGGCGGGATGAGCGCCTTCATCCCGAACCGCCGCGACGCCGAGGCGACCGAGCGCGCCCTCGGGCAGGTCGCCGACGACAAGCGCCGGGAGGCCGGCGACGGCTTCGACGGGACCTGGGTCGCCCATCCCGACCTGATCCCGACCGCGCTCGCCGAATTCGACGCGGTGCTCGGCGACCGGCCGAACCAGGTCACCCGGCAGCGCGACGACGTGCACGTCACGGCCGCCGACCTGCTGGACGTCACGACAGCCGGCGGCACGGTCACCGACGCGGGCGTGCGCTCGAACGTCTCGGTCGCCCTCCGCTACATCGAGGCGTGGCTGCGCGGCACAGGGGCCGTCGCGATCGACGGGCTGATGGAGGACGCCGCGACCGCGGAGATCTCCCGTTCGCTGCTTCGGCAGTGGATCGAGAACCGGGTCGTCACCGCGGAGGGCACGCCGGTCGACCGGGCGCTCGTCGCCGGGATCCTGGCCGAGGAGTGCATGCGGCTCAGCTCCGCCGCGCGCACCGGGGGAGTGGCGGACCGCTTCGACGACGCGGCCGAACTGCTGGCCGAGGTGTCGCTCGCGGAGGAGTTCCCGACCTTCCTGACCATCCCGGCGTACACCTGGTTCCTCGTGGACGACGCGGAGCAGGAGACCGAGGAGGAGCTGGCGCCGGCCGTCTGA